From the genome of Stigmatella aurantiaca, one region includes:
- a CDS encoding nicotinate phosphoribosyltransferase has protein sequence MEECAALYTDLQVFAMVDAYLDEGMLDEAVFSLFVQQLPPGLNFLAASGLEEALRSLETLCFPREALDYLASLQCFSDRLLGYLERFRFSGEVSAVPEGTPVFPQEPLMEVVAPLPEAQLVETLLLHQLHLPTLTASKAARVVLAAGGRPVMDAGLRRMYGLEVGTKMARAAFIAGVQGTSNVLAGHRYGLPLVGGLEHSFVQAHEDELESFRAFSSGFPEMALRVDTYDTLRGVQYVIRLAREQGEGFRVRALQLSSGDLLALSRAARSLLDEAGLQRMKLFANGPLDEASIAWLLEQGAPLDGFYVGPALSVSPDVSALEIAYKLVSYAGKDRIKLSSQRALYPGRKQVFRMDEGGTARRDVLARHDEALPGRPLLRPVMRGGLRLEGACPPLPEIREYAQRELEHLPPELRDLKRSQPAYRVEVSPVLAWTREQLIDAWAASP, from the coding sequence ATGGAGGAGTGCGCCGCGCTGTACACGGACCTGCAGGTATTCGCGATGGTGGATGCCTACCTCGACGAGGGCATGCTCGACGAGGCGGTGTTCAGCCTCTTCGTCCAGCAGCTTCCGCCGGGCCTCAACTTCCTCGCAGCCAGTGGGTTGGAGGAGGCCCTGCGCTCGCTGGAGACGCTCTGCTTTCCCCGCGAGGCGCTCGACTACCTGGCCTCGCTCCAGTGCTTCTCGGACCGGCTGCTCGGCTACCTGGAGCGCTTCCGCTTCAGCGGCGAGGTGTCCGCGGTGCCCGAGGGCACGCCGGTGTTCCCGCAGGAGCCCCTGATGGAGGTGGTGGCCCCGCTGCCCGAGGCGCAGCTCGTGGAGACGCTGCTGCTCCACCAGCTTCACCTCCCGACGCTGACGGCCTCCAAGGCCGCGCGGGTGGTGCTGGCGGCGGGAGGCCGGCCGGTGATGGACGCTGGGCTGCGGCGCATGTACGGCCTGGAGGTGGGCACGAAGATGGCACGCGCGGCCTTCATCGCCGGCGTGCAGGGCACCTCCAACGTGCTGGCGGGGCACCGCTACGGGCTGCCGCTGGTGGGGGGGCTGGAGCACAGCTTCGTCCAGGCCCACGAGGATGAGCTGGAGTCCTTCCGCGCCTTCTCCAGCGGCTTCCCCGAGATGGCGCTCCGGGTGGACACCTACGACACGCTGCGAGGCGTGCAGTACGTCATCCGCCTGGCCCGGGAGCAGGGCGAGGGCTTCCGGGTGCGCGCGCTGCAACTGAGCTCTGGAGACCTGCTGGCCCTGTCCCGCGCGGCGCGGTCCCTGCTGGACGAGGCGGGGCTCCAGCGGATGAAGCTCTTCGCCAACGGCCCTCTGGACGAGGCGAGCATCGCCTGGCTGCTCGAACAGGGCGCCCCCCTGGATGGCTTCTACGTGGGCCCGGCCCTGAGCGTGTCGCCAGACGTCTCCGCGCTGGAGATCGCCTACAAGCTCGTGTCGTACGCGGGCAAGGACCGCATCAAGCTGTCGTCCCAGCGGGCGCTCTACCCGGGACGCAAGCAGGTGTTCCGGATGGACGAGGGCGGCACGGCGCGGCGGGACGTGCTCGCGCGCCATGACGAGGCCCTGCCAGGCCGGCCCCTGCTGCGTCCGGTGATGCGGGGCGGCCTCCGGCTGGAAGGCGCCTGCCCGCCCCTGCCGGAGATCCGCGAGTACGCCCAGCGGGAGCTGGAACACCTGCCCCCGGAGCTGAGAGACCTGAAGCGCTCCCAGCCCGCGTACCGGGTGGAGGTCAGCCCGGTGCTGGCCTGGACGCGCGAGCAGCTCATCGACGCCTGGGCCGCGAGCCCATGA
- a CDS encoding HAMP domain-containing sensor histidine kinase, whose protein sequence is MSLGRVLTSIMVALGFLVLASVGSLALFTQHFHRTRDGVGLATEGIRLPGQLEVALLGHYRRSVEPPAESPAAQAALIAASEDRLMALLDVINHTSLSLEERDLINEVRRQVYAYLVAQRDARSTPSWETLTRARQALDTAQSSISFLVYFNVKEARDTEAQAVRWSHSAIVGCITLSSLLLLGLGGMLLWMRGAVLRPLIGVSQAMRSFGGGNKGTRAPEQGPAELREMARTFNEMASTLVQRQDEQLTFLAGVAHDLRNPLSALRLSTAFVNPERSEVPPERLQRTLTLVQRQVAALDRMVGDLLDATRIEAGRLELHLEECDARELARSVVELFEASLQGHELRLSLPDTAVNLRCDGTRLEQVLNNLVSNALKYSPTGTCVDVTVSCQQGEALLTVTDRGIGLSVDVQRRLFSPFMRATNARNCAPGAGLGLSVARRIVEAHGGRIEVESQPGQGATFRVRLPLSRPEAPNVSWPSGSVVH, encoded by the coding sequence TTGAGCCTTGGTCGTGTGCTGACATCCATCATGGTGGCGTTGGGATTTCTCGTCCTGGCGTCTGTTGGCTCGCTTGCCCTTTTCACTCAACACTTCCACCGTACGCGGGACGGGGTGGGTCTGGCCACCGAGGGGATCCGCCTCCCCGGGCAACTGGAGGTGGCGCTGCTCGGCCACTACAGGCGGAGCGTCGAGCCCCCCGCTGAGTCCCCGGCGGCCCAGGCCGCCCTGATCGCCGCCAGCGAGGACCGGCTCATGGCCTTGCTGGACGTCATCAATCACACCTCCCTCTCCCTGGAAGAGCGGGACCTCATCAACGAGGTGCGCCGGCAGGTGTACGCCTACCTCGTCGCGCAGCGGGACGCACGGAGCACGCCGTCCTGGGAGACGCTCACGCGGGCCCGGCAGGCGCTGGATACGGCGCAGTCCAGCATCTCGTTTCTCGTCTACTTCAACGTGAAGGAGGCGCGGGACACCGAGGCCCAGGCCGTCCGCTGGAGCCATTCGGCCATCGTGGGGTGCATCACCCTGAGCAGCCTGCTCCTGCTGGGATTGGGAGGCATGCTGCTGTGGATGCGGGGGGCCGTGCTACGCCCCCTCATCGGGGTCAGCCAGGCCATGCGCAGCTTCGGGGGCGGCAACAAGGGGACGCGGGCCCCGGAGCAGGGGCCCGCCGAGCTGCGCGAGATGGCCCGCACCTTCAATGAGATGGCCTCCACCCTGGTCCAGCGCCAGGACGAGCAGCTCACGTTCCTGGCGGGCGTGGCGCATGATCTCCGCAACCCCCTGTCCGCCCTGAGGCTGTCCACCGCCTTCGTCAACCCGGAGCGCAGCGAGGTGCCACCCGAGCGCCTCCAGCGGACGCTCACCCTGGTGCAGCGGCAGGTGGCGGCCCTGGACCGGATGGTGGGTGACCTGCTCGATGCCACCCGCATCGAGGCGGGCCGGCTGGAGCTGCACCTCGAGGAGTGCGATGCCCGGGAGCTGGCCCGCTCGGTGGTGGAGCTGTTCGAGGCGAGCCTCCAGGGCCACGAACTGCGCCTGTCCCTGCCCGACACCGCCGTGAACCTGCGCTGTGATGGGACCCGGCTGGAGCAGGTGCTCAACAACCTGGTCAGCAACGCCCTGAAGTACTCGCCCACGGGCACGTGCGTGGACGTGACGGTGTCGTGTCAGCAGGGCGAGGCACTCCTGACCGTGACGGACCGGGGCATTGGCCTGTCCGTCGATGTGCAGCGCCGGCTCTTCTCGCCCTTCATGCGGGCCACCAATGCCCGGAATTGCGCCCCTGGCGCGGGGCTGGGCCTGTCCGTGGCCCGGCGCATCGTGGAGGCCCATGGGGGCCGCATCGAGGTGGAGAGCCAGCCCGGGCAGGGGGCCACCTTCCGGGTCCGGCTCCCGCTCAGCCGCCCAGAGGCGCCCAACGTGTCCTGGCCGTCCGGAAGCGTGGTGCACTGA
- the rpsD gene encoding 30S ribosomal protein S4 → MARYTGPRGRRARRLFVALTHLSTKDPDKDPSLRRPYPPGQHGPTQKTKMTDYGLRLMEKQKLKLSYELLEKQCRRYVDRAKRSGSNATQVLIRLIESRFDALVLRAGYATSIRQARQFVRHGYFTVDGKKANLPGMEFKPGTVVELRERFRQHPLFVELRQKTAHRGLPPHVAHLEGGKGFRVLSRPEDVDPPVALDLVKIIEFYA, encoded by the coding sequence ATGGCTCGCTACACAGGCCCTCGTGGCCGCCGCGCCCGCCGGTTGTTCGTGGCCCTCACGCATCTGTCCACGAAGGACCCGGACAAGGACCCGTCGCTGCGGCGCCCGTACCCGCCAGGCCAGCACGGGCCCACCCAGAAGACGAAGATGACGGACTACGGGCTGCGGCTGATGGAGAAGCAGAAGCTCAAGCTGTCGTACGAGTTGCTGGAGAAGCAGTGCCGCCGGTACGTGGACCGGGCCAAGCGCAGCGGCTCGAACGCCACCCAGGTGCTCATCCGCCTCATCGAGTCGCGCTTCGACGCCCTGGTGCTGCGCGCCGGCTACGCCACCAGCATCCGCCAGGCGCGGCAGTTCGTGCGCCACGGCTACTTCACGGTGGATGGCAAGAAGGCGAACCTGCCCGGCATGGAGTTCAAGCCCGGCACGGTGGTGGAGCTCCGGGAGCGGTTCCGCCAGCACCCGCTCTTCGTGGAGCTTCGCCAGAAGACGGCGCACCGGGGCCTGCCCCCGCACGTGGCGCACCTCGAGGGCGGCAAGGGGTTCCGCGTGCTCTCCCGCCCCGAGGACGTGGACCCGCCGGTGGCGCTGGACCTGGTGAAAATCATCGAGTTCTACGCGTAG
- a CDS encoding thioredoxin family protein — MFRCSACGALNRVSQPAPAGTPSCGRCHGALDLSGKPQSVDGEGLSRVVVSSPIPVLLDLWAPWCGPCRTAAPVLESLGQASAGRLLVLKLNTEEHPEVASSLGVRGIPCFVLYANGREVARRSGLMSGAEMSRWVSDSLGGGVGMRL, encoded by the coding sequence ATGTTCCGATGTTCTGCCTGTGGCGCGTTGAACCGCGTCTCCCAGCCCGCGCCGGCGGGCACCCCTTCGTGTGGGCGGTGCCATGGCGCGCTCGACCTCTCGGGAAAGCCCCAGTCCGTGGATGGCGAGGGACTGTCGCGCGTGGTGGTCTCCTCCCCCATTCCGGTGCTGCTGGACTTATGGGCCCCCTGGTGCGGGCCCTGCCGTACCGCGGCCCCCGTCCTGGAGTCGCTGGGCCAGGCCTCCGCGGGCCGGCTCCTCGTGCTCAAGCTGAACACGGAGGAGCACCCGGAGGTGGCCTCATCCCTGGGCGTGCGCGGCATCCCCTGCTTCGTGCTCTACGCGAATGGACGTGAGGTGGCGCGCCGCAGCGGGCTCATGTCCGGCGCGGAGATGAGCCGCTGGGTGTCGGACTCTCTCGGGGGCGGCGTGGGGATGCGGCTGTAG